GTATCTGTTGTTTCCATTTTGCCAATTCACGCGAGACTTTAAAATCATCTTTACTAAATTTAATGTAATTATCATAGGCCGTAAGGTAGTACATTTCAGTATACTCTTTTACCATCCTATTTGTATTAAATTGAGGTAAGATTGTTTTCATGGATTCTTTAATTCTGCGTACCCACTCACGCGGTATCCCATCAGCACCCCTTGTATAAAAGAGCGGAATGACTTCCTGTTCCAGAATATTATACAGCGACAGGCTTTCCACCTCATCCTGATATTCCGGATCCTGATATTCCTCTCCTTTGCCTATTGCCCATCCATTATTCCCATTGAATGCCTCGGGCCACCATCCATCAAGCACACTAATATTAAGAGCACCATTGGGTACTACTTTCATTCCACTGGTACCAGATGCTTCTTGAGGCCGTATTGGTGTATTAAGCCATACATCAACACCCTGAACCAGGTATCGCGCAATATTAATATCATAATCCTCAAGGAATACTATCCTGCTTCTAAAACGGTCATCTCTGCCAAGGTGTATAATACGTTTGATTAATTCTTTGCCCATATTGTCCCGGGGATGAGCTTTACCAGCAAAAATAATCTGTACAGGTTTCTCCTTATCAAGCAATATGCGCTCCAGGCGCTGCATATCCTTCAATAATAGCGTTGCACGCTTGTACGTGGCAAAACGCCGCGCAAATCCTATTGTTAGTGCTTCTGAATCAAGAACCGAATCTGCTTTTTCAACTTCTGCACGCGGAGCTCCGCGAGCAATCAATTGTTCTCGCAACTTCTTTCGTGCAAAAGCCACTACACGCTCTCTTAGACGCTCACGGCAACGCCATAATTCAGAATCAGGTATGGTGTCTATATTCTTCCATATTGTTTTATCAACAGGGTTATCAATCCACCGGGGACCTAAATAGCGATTGAACAAACGCATCATTTCATCTGAGGTCCAGGAAAGTATCTGCACGCCATTTGTTACATGGTGGATGGGAACTTCATTGACAGGTAACCCGGGCCATATATTGCACCACATTTTCCGTGAAACAGAACCATGTAATTTTGATACACCATTACAGTGCGCAGCAGTTTTGATAGCCAGTACAGTCATACAGAATGTTTCAAGTTTATCCTGCGGATTTTCCCTTCCTAACCCTAAAAATTCTTCACGTGTTATTCCCAATTTATGATAATAATGTGAAAGATATTTATCAATCAACTCAGGAGAAAACCGGTCATTGCCTGCAGGCACGGGTGTATGAGTAGTAAATACAGTACTGGCAGTCACAAATTCCAATGCTTCATTAAAATTCATTTTATGTGTAACCATTGCATCATAGATGCGCTCTATACTTAAAAATGCAGAATGTCCTTCATTCATATGGTATACAGAAATATTTTTACCCAAAGCCTTGAGCATTCTATAGCCGCCAATTCCTAAAAGCATCTCCTGTTTTATACGCATTTCTACATCACCACCGTAGAGCTGATCTGTTATTGTACGGTCCTCAATGCTATTTTCATTTATATTAGTATCTAGCAAATACAATCGTATTCTGCCAATAATACATTCCCACACCTGTGCATACACATTTCTGCCCGGGAATTCCACCTCAATGATAAGAGGTTTATCATCTTTCATTACCAATTGCAAGGGAAGGTTATGAAAATCAGTTTCTGGATACCGCTCCTGTTGCCATCCATCTATATTTAAATATTGATGAAAATACCCCAATCTATATAAAAGGCCAACTGCAAAAAAAGGTAATCCCAATTCACTTGCTGATTTTATGTGGTCTCCTGCCAGTACACCAAGTCCCCCAGAATATATTGGAAGGCATTCATGAATACCAAATTCTGCACTAAAATATGCAATTTGCATATCCTTATATGTTGGATAGGCTTCCTCAAACCATGATTTTTTTGTCAGGTGCCACTCCAGTTCTTCTGAAACCCGTTTTAAGTGCGCCATAAAACTTTCCGAATCAGCAGCCTCATCAAGCTCGGATTGTGAAAGCATACCAAGAAGGGCTACAGGATTGTGATTTGAATCGCGCCATAATTCTACGTTAAGTCTGCGAAATAATTCAATAGCTTCAAAGTTCCATACCCACCACAAGTTATATGCAATAGTCTTCAATGGTTTAAGATTGTCTGGCAAATATGGATATACTCTGAATGTCTGTATTGTCCCCATAGTCCCTCACTTACTGTAAAATTTTTCTAATAATACATTTGAGCATAATGCAAGTCAAGATTTTAATCAATCACCTTATGATAAATTTACTATGAGCTATCGCATAAATTATAAAAAGAAAAATAAAAAATTAATGATATATTATGTATGCGATAGTTACTGTTAATGAATGTAATACTGATGTCCATTATATTAGTAAAGGTTTTTTATGGATTTTACAATCGTAATGTATCAGTATCCCCTGGGAACTTTTCTGACACATGAAATTGTCAACAAACTCCGCATTATAAAACCCCATTTTATATGCTTCCCAGAATATTTTTTTGTAAACAAAAAACTGGGAAATCACATGCAAACACCTCATAACCAGTCATTGCAGTTAAAGCGTATGCAATTATTATCACGTCAGCTTGAGACAGTAGTAATTGGCGGCACTATGCCCGAGCTTAATGGAAAAATGCTGCATAATACAACATTTGTATTCTATAATGGTGACCTGCTTGGGTTTTACCGTAAACAAAACCTTTTCTTTGCTGAAGAAGGAAAGATAACTCCCGGCAATGGCCATGTTATTTTTAGAGCGTATGGCATACGCTTCAGCGTATTGATCTGTGCTGATGTATTTAAGGACGAAAATTTCATAGCTCTGAAAGAATTGGGTGCACAAATAATCTTTATACCCACATTTTCACTTTTTCGTAATGAAACTGTTGAAGAAAAATTTAAACGCGACCAAGATATTTTTGTCCGTGGTGCAAAGCTTGCTAATGCCATACTGGTAAAAGTATGTGGTGTTAAATCCGATTATAAAAACTTTCTGCAAGCGCGCAGCCTCATTGCTTCTCCTGATGGCATTCTCTATAGGGTTGAACCTGACCAAGAAGACAAGGCAATGCTTATAGTAAATACTGTCAGTATATGATTAATACTTGTAAATCTATAAATAGTTAATATCACTTTTTGTTACACATAAAGTGTTCTTTTATATTCTTAAAAACCATTATAAAGATATATTGTTTTTTTTCAAAACATATATTAATTTGTAATTGACATAGTTATAAGACCATGGTCATATAACTATGATCACTTTCTATATAAGGAAATTTATCATGAAGTTAATATCAAAATCAAAATTAAAACCAAATTTACTTAAAATATTGAGAGATATTGAAAAAAGTGGTGACGATGTCATAATAACCGATAGGGGTAAACCTGTTTTAAAAATTACCCGGTATTCAGAACATACTGATGATGTTCTAAGATTTTTAAAAAACTCAATAAAAGATTATAAAAAACCAACAGAACCTGTAGGGATAGATGATTGGGATATTTTACCATGATTTTAATTGACACACATGTATGCATCTGGTGGATACAGGAATCTACTGATATTCCAAAAGATGTAAAAACGAAAATAAAATCCGCACAGAAACGAAATAATATTTTTATATCATCTATAAGCATATGGGAAATAGCTATGCTTATAAAATATAACAGGCTCACACTTACAGTTCCATTATCTGAGTGGATAAAAAAATTGGAAAGCGTTCCCTATTTTAAATTTATTCCCGTAGACAATGCAATAGCTGAACATTCAGTTAATTTACCCGGAGAATTTCACAAAGACCCTGCTGACAGAATAATTGTAGCCACTTCAAGAATACATAATATCCCTTTAATCACCAGCGACGAAAAAATATTAAACTATCCTTATGTAAAAACAATCTGGAAGTAAGTTTATCGTGACAAAGCCATTTCAATTATTTTAAAAAGCCCGATAATTGCTATAAACCACATCCCAAGAGCTATCACCTTAAACCATACGCTACTAGAAACAATTTTTAAATTATAGCTACTATCATCAACATATCCTGAATCCGTAAAAATTGAAAATATATAAGGAAAACCGATAGCAGCAAAAAAACCTGTAACATTCCACCACATCCATGAGACAGAAGGTAAAAACTGCCAAATATACACATTTACCAGAATGCCAGTTATAAAACCCGCTACAACTGTTGACTGATGAATCTTTTTATTGGATATCATCCCAACAATGAATACTGCACAAATTGGCCCATATAACAGCGAACCAATTTTATTAACCAGCTCCACCACAGTTTCACTACTCCCTGCAAAGTTTACTGCAAACAGTGTGGTTATGATTCCCCATACAATAGTTAATAGTCGTGATATCAACAATTTTGTTTTATCATTTATGAAGTCTACTTTTGGATATATCATCTTTATTACATCATTATAAGTGATAGCACTTAATGAATTAATTGCAGAATCCATGCTTGACATTGATGCAGCCAGAATACCGGAAACCACTACACCTTTCAAACCAGATGGGATATAGTGTTTAATAAATACAGGCACTAGCATATCAGGTTTCTTGTTTGATAGTATTGTTTGCAGTGTAGTATCAATCGATAAAAGTAATAATAATAAAAACCCTAAAAAGGAATATAACAATACAATACTAAATCGCAGCATGATATTAATTATAGCTGCATTCTGTGCAGCATTGATATTTTCACACGAAAGAAAACGCTGTGCCTGGCTCTGATCAAATCCATAATATGAAATGTATAAAAATAAACCACCACACAACATTGGAGCAAGTGTGAATGTATTTCCATCAGTAATACCAACAGACGAGTAATTAATTATCTTCAATCGCTGATAATCAATTATGTACCAAACATGCCCATTTATTACATATATAATTACAATACAAAATATGGTTGTACTGAAAAGTAATACTATAAATTGTATTACATCAGTGTAAATATCAGCAAGGATTCCCCCTATGGATGTATAAATGAGGGATACAAGGGAGATAGCAATAATAGAAATATAAAGATTGATTCCAATTAAGACACTGACAACATACGAAGTTGCAACAATAGCTACTCCTGTAGCAAGCGAGCGGCTAAGTAAAAAAACTATAGCAAGTATAACACGTGTAGATAGTCCAAATCGTCTATGCAGCCATTCATAAATGGAGAAACTTTTATACGACCTGAATGTAGGTATTACAAATAAAATAAGAAATATCATTGATAGTGGGAGGGCTAACTCATATTGTAACCACGTCAGCCCTCCATTTTGTTTCATAGCAATAAAGGCTGGTACTCCAATCAGGCTTATAGCACTCACCTGATTGGCAGCTAGTGAAGCACCGGTCAACCACGATGATGCTTTTTGCGAAGCTACATAATAGTCAGCCTGATTTTTTTGTCTTTTCCCAACTACATACCCTATTCCAACAACACAAATGCTATATACTACAATAATTACCCAATCAATAAGTGCCATTAGAAACTAATATAAAATGCCCTCTAATTTTGACCGTATAAACTGGGGCAATGCAAAAGCTCCTCTATGTATATCAGCATTATAATATCTGAGTTGGGGAATTAGTGCTTTTGCCTTTTCTTCTTTAAAATCCTTTATGGGATGATATTTCTTTGAACAGAAGGAGAAGCCAATCATACCACTTGGATAGGTAGGTACCATAGTATAATAATATGAAGGTACTTTAAAATATTTCTTATTATATTGTGCCAGTGTCACAATAACATTTGGATGATAGAATATCGATTCGGACTGTGTTGATGCAATCCCATCATCATCAAGACATTCACTTAAATTTTTATAAAATTCTTCAGAAAACAGAACTGCAGCCGGCCCAATAGGATCAGAAGAATCGACAAGTATAATATCATAAGCTTTTTTTCTGTCAGCTATAAACTTTGCTCCATCTTCAGTATACACTGTTACACGTGGATCATCAAATGAACATGACAATGATGGCATATATTCCCGACAAAGGCGTATGACATCACCATCTATCTCACATATATCAGCTTTTTCCACCTCTTTGTGTTTCAGAACTTCGCGTAATGTGCCACCATCCCCTCCTCCAATTACAAGAACTCGTTTTGGATTGGGATGCACACACATAGGAACGTGTGCAATCATTTCATGATACCCCATTTCATCCACTTCAGTTGTCATAAAAACGCCATCAAGCACTAGCATTCTGCCAAAAGCTTTAGTATCGTATATTTCAATTTTCTGAAACTTAGAATCATAGGTTGCCAATTTATTGGTAACCTTTAGTTTCATGGTTCTTCCATTTTCCATTTCATAGACTTCATCAATCCATACGCTTGATTCAAAGGGCATGTTATACCTCCTCTATGTAGTATTATAGAAAAAGTGAATGTAGCTTTGATAACAAGCTGGTAGGTTTTTTTAAATTAAGGGGACAAGTACTCCTCCCCTGTCCCCTTAACTATAAATTACTTTCTTAACGCAACATTAAGAGTATAGTCACTACCCTTAAAGTAGCTTAACGAAAACTGGGCAGCCACTTCCGGGTCATAATATTTGCAGCTGAATATATCAATGTACGCGGTGTTAGTCAGATTTGCAAAGTGACCTGATATCATTGAAGTCTCAATTAGCTGCACCATTGAAAAACCAGCAACACGCTCATCCTCACCAAAATGAACAACCTGTGTTTCTCCAAATCGCTTCATTTGGATCAGATCGCACAGCTGAATCGCATACTGCCGTATCATCTCTGCATCTCGGATTATATCCGGATCACAGTTATGAATATCAACACTGCAATACAAACCCCATGCTCCCAATTTTTCAAACTGGTCAATGGTCGGAATAGTTTTAAGTATGTCGTTAGTCAATGTAGTTAACATTTTCCACCTCCCGAATTACTGGCACATTTTTAACCTTGCTATCGCTCAACACCCCTCTTCGCATCTCATACAGAACACACCGCTCTGCTTCCAGCTGTTCAGTGATATAGTCGATAGCTACTCTGTAATCGTGATCTCCGCAGGTGAAGACGTCAACCGCTGCATACCCATATTCCGGCCATGTATGGATTGTGATATGCGACTCGGCTATGACGATTACTCCGCTAATACCGTATGGAGAAAATTTATGAAAGAATGGTTGGATGATAGTGGCTTTAGAGAGTTCGGCTGCGGCCGTTAACACCTCCTCAACCTTTTTTAAATTGTTAATGTGAAACTCGTTGCAGTTGAAGAGTTCCGCAATAATGTGTGTACCTAAACCCTCCATGGGCAACCACCTCATTTTATAAAATCACCTACACTACGGTGAGTGTATGCATTAAGAATGGTTTTTAAGGTTTACTTAAATTCGCCACCCTGGGGATTATAAATTCCTTTGGGTTTTTTGCGCTCTTACATAATCAAAATGCTAAAACCAATAGGTTTTAGCCCTTAAATAATATCACCCCCTCTGCTCAAAGAGAACATTGACAGTATTATATCACATTACAAAATTTCAACAATAATATTAATAAAAATTAAAATTTTTTAAAAAAATTAAAGATAAAATTTTAAAAAAATTATAATATTCAATGAATGTTAAAAGCATTGCTAAAACAAGCAATTGGTATTACTTTATGTATCCTTCTTCTATAGCGTGATTTTATATATTTGATATTATAAAAAATAAATAAGATGAATAATAAAGATTTTGAAAAATGATTGACTACAATGTATATTATAAATAGATTGTCAATCCATTACATTGATCGCGCGGTGGAGCAGCTGGTAGCTCGTTGGGCTCATAACCCAAAGGTCGCAGGTTCAAATCCTGCCCGCGCTACCAAGGCGGAGTAGCTCAGTTGGTTAGAGCACACGGCTCATATCCGTGGTGTGGGGGGTTCGAGTCCCTCCTCCGCTACATTATCGCTACATTATATTTAATATTTATTAACTTTCCTGCAATCATCGCATAAACCATGCGATGTTTTTCTATTTACATATGAATCAAAATATTTTTCTAATGGAATCCACTTCCCTTCCACATAAATCTTATGGCAACTGGCACATATTCTTATGTATGATTCCAATCTTTTTAATTTTAATAATACTTTTACAGTATGATATACCAATACTCCAAAAACAATTGTAAAAATTATTGTTTCCAAAAAACTTTCTTGATAATTTACCGGTGTTGGTTCTGCATTTAATAATAAATATGGCAAATCAAATAGTTCTTCGGACCATAAAAATGAAATAACAATGAAAAACGCAATAATTTCAACAATAACAATTTTACGGATTACATTACGATTTTTCATAATCTTTCCTTAAATTTATTTTAGTATTTGCATTAACAATGGTTTTGATAATGTAATAGCAGATTCCGGGCATATTTCCATACAACAATAACACCGTATACATTGTGAATAATTGTAGTGTGGTACCTTATTGCCATTAACTGCACTGCTAATAGCTTTAACAGGGCAGATTTGCTTACACTGATAACATAGTGTACATTTTAAAGGATCCGGTACTGGTTTTGCTATCAAGAGATTTTTTAATAATTTATGTACTACTGGTATGCCAAGAATTTTTGTTGAACCTGATTTCTTTGGAGGAATAAATCTGCGCCCTTTTGAAACTTCATTATCCCTGATAATTGTAATTTGTTCCAGTGGTGGGCATAAACCCCTTTTTACCCCCATAGTGATGGTTGGCATGTTTTGTAATTCAAAGCCTGCCTGCTGCGATATAGCATAATCAAGCGCAATTGCATTATATGATACACCAATGAGTCCTAAAAATGCTGGCGTTCCCGAAGGGCCAGGACCATCTCCTTCCATAATGGTTATCGCATCAACTACATGTACGATGGTTCTTGGTATTTTAGTATCTGTGTAAAACGCTTCATATAAATCAAGAAGCATCTGAGCAAAATCATCCCTAGTTTTTGCTTTGATATGCCATTGGGACTTTTTTAATCCGTGAATAGTACCAAATAAATTCTTTACTGCACATGTTATGTGTGTTAGTGCATGAGTCTTGAATTTTGGAAGGTTAAAGATAATATCGCATTCAGAAAGAATTTTTGGTACTTCAAATCGTTTAAAGTGATGGGCATTTTCATTGTGTATTATCATGTAATCTGATGTATCAGCAACCAATACATCTTCCTCAGTAACTATCGCATCATATCCTGTTTTTTTCATTACTCTTTGTAATGATTGGACAGCTGGTGATTCAATTAAGACCGGGAATCCCCCATACTGTTTAATAATCTGCACTATTGCCTTGAAAAAAGCAGGATGAGTGATGACTGCCGATTCAGGCGATGCAGATGTCAAAAGATTAGGTTTAACTGCAACTTTGGCATTATACAATTTTGAAAAGTCAAATTGTAATTCCTGCAACGCCGAAATAACTTTAATTTTGATTGCATCTACATCATATTGTGTACATTCTCTAACTATTACCTTCATATTACTTCCCATAAATTAAATGATAATACAGCATAATCAATATAAAAATCAATATTGTTTCACTTCAATAAATATTGCCTGCATTACAACAATCTTTTGGCCAATAACATTTGTGATAATTCCTTCAACAGATACTATCGAGCCGTTTTGAATTTGTAAAGCTTTTGGTGCAAATACTTCTACAATACCATCAAATCTATTATCTGAATAATTAATAAGCAACTGAAAAGAAATGCCATTATTTTTTTTATAATTTGCCACTTTGCCCTGCCATTTGACATTTATGCCTTTATACAAATATGGCTTGTTCATTACGTCATTGTAGGAGAAAGTTGCTACTGTACGATCTTTATTCCGGTTTATAAAATCTTTTAAAAATGCAACTCGTTCTTTTACTCTGAAATTAGCATTACTGGCATCGATCTTATTCAAAAGTATCATTGCATCATTTTCCTTGCCTTCTTTGATGAGCCACTTTGCACGATTGAAATCACGGATACATTCTTCATTTGAAGCATAAAATTCAGGGGTGCGCGTTTTCTGTATTTTATCAATGATATCATAGTGCATACCATCAAGTGAAACCTGTGATATATCCTCATAATTTTTTACATCAGAATGACCAAATAGGTGTTGAATTTTTTCTTCAATGAGTTTGGCAAGCGGTGAAGGGAAAAAGAGGATGCCAAGCAAAAGAATCGTCCCTCCAATTATTACCATAACTATAGCATTTACATTTATCTTAAACGGTTTTCTGTATGTTGCTCTTTTGATTTTACCAGGTTGTTTTATTTCAACAAAATCTTTCAATTTAGCTTTTTTTTGAAATTGTTCAAAATCAGTTGCTGCTTGTATATTTGCAATGATTTTAACTATTTTTTTGTTGTCAGGTATAAATTTTAAAATTTCAACATACCCTGAACACGCTTCGTCTTTTGTTTTTGCAGCTTTTAGGAGTAGAAATGCCTGTACTTCTAATAGCGGAATATACCCTGAATATTGACGGATAGCTTTTCGTAAAACAGTTTCTGCCTGCATTAATTTATCAGTAAACAAATACGACAATACCAATAAAAAATAATCATAAGGATTATTTGAAATATTTATATTTTTTTCTAATAACTGGATGGCAACTACATACGAGCCTTTTTTGAATGCTTTATATGCTTCTTTGGTTATTATTTCAGACTTCACATTGAAAATCTTTTTAATTTAATTTTTTAATTATAGTGTTTAACGTGTGCCACCTGTTTTAGCATGATACGATGTTAATTTGGAAATAGTGATACTTCTAATAGTAATGTCACATATAAAACTATTTTTTAACACGTTCTACATATTCGCCTGTACGGGTATCAACTTTGATAAAATCTCCTTCATTGACAAAAATAGGAACCTGAACAGTTGCACCGGTTTCAACAGTAACTGGTTTCAATACATTGGTAGCGGTGTCACCCTTTACCCCGGGTTCAGCATATGTTACTTTCAGTACTACAAATATTGGCGGCTCAATAGATAATATCTCTTCATCATGCATAGTAGCTTCAACACTGTCACCTTCCTTGATATAATTAAGCAGATTTGAAGCTTTTTTCTTATCTACATGGATTTGATCATAACTTTGAGTATCCATAAAAACCAGAGAATCACCTTCATCATACAGGTATTGTAGTGTCTTTTTCTCAACACGTACATCTTCAACCTTTTCACCGCCTTTGAACTTTCTATCTACAATTATGCCCTTTGTTAATGATTTTAATTTTGTCTGGACAAATGCACCACCACGACCCAATTTTACATGCTGGTATTCAACAACTGAATATAAATCGCCATCAACTTTAATAACCGTACCATTACGTAAATCATTACTTGTTATCATGCAGTATAACTCCCCTTTAATTCATAGAATTAATTTAACAATCACAAAATAATTACTTCTTTAGTGCTTTTTGTTAACACTTCATGCCCAGATGCAGTAACCAAAACCATATCTTCTATACGCACGCCCCCTTTTTTGGGGATATATATTCCAGGCTCAACGGTAATTATCATGCCTTTTTTAAGCGCAACAGCTCCATTCTGTTTCACAGCTGGGATCTCATGAACATCAAGCCCAACACCATGTCCAAGCGAATGGCCAAATAATCCTGCATATCCTTTAGCAGCTATAAAATCCCGTGCAATACTGTCAAGTTTATTTGTGGTCAAGCCTGCTTTTATTGCATCAACAGCTTTCTGTTGGGCTTCTTTTACCACAGCATATATTGTGCTTATGCTTTCAGGAATACTATTAACAAAAACTGTACGAGTAATATCAGAACAATAACCTCTGTACACACATCCCATATCAATAAGCACAGGTTCCCCAGAGCGTATTTTTTTGCTCCCAGTTTTATAATGAGGCATTGACGACCCTGCACCCGATGCAACTATAGTTTCAAATGAAGTACCCTGGCATCCATGTCTTTTATAAAAATATTCTATCTCAACAGCAATGTCCCATTCAGTAACACCAGGCTTAATAAATTTTAATATATGGTAGAAACATTTATCAGTTATCTGAGCAGCCTTTTTAATATTATCTATCTCATCGTCATCCTTTATGACACGTAGCTCATTTACTACATCTCCCCCATAATTAATAGCAACCCCCTCGCATTCTTCTTTCAGCATTCTATACTGCGATAGAGTAAACGAATGCTCTTCTAGAAATATCTTTTTTATTTTCTTTTTTTTCAATATAGATTTCACTGAATTGAAAATATCCTTTTGTTGCAAAACAAAATGCACGTTTTCTGGAAGTGTCATTAAAGCATATTCTTCATACCGTGAATCAGAAATAAAAACCGTCTCATCTTCAAAAAAAATGAGATACCCATACGTTCCATCAAAGCCAGTACAATATTTAATATTAACCAGGCTTGCAATCATATATGGGAACTGATTTTTTTCTGATATGCG
The sequence above is drawn from the Spirochaetota bacterium genome and encodes:
- the efp gene encoding elongation factor P, giving the protein MITSNDLRNGTVIKVDGDLYSVVEYQHVKLGRGGAFVQTKLKSLTKGIIVDRKFKGGEKVEDVRVEKKTLQYLYDEGDSLVFMDTQSYDQIHVDKKKASNLLNYIKEGDSVEATMHDEEILSIEPPIFVVLKVTYAEPGVKGDTATNVLKPVTVETGATVQVPIFVNEGDFIKVDTRTGEYVERVKK
- a CDS encoding Xaa-Pro peptidase family protein — its product is MNYRTRIKKIHKRISEKNQFPYMIASLVNIKYCTGFDGTYGYLIFFEDETVFISDSRYEEYALMTLPENVHFVLQQKDIFNSVKSILKKKKIKKIFLEEHSFTLSQYRMLKEECEGVAINYGGDVVNELRVIKDDDEIDNIKKAAQITDKCFYHILKFIKPGVTEWDIAVEIEYFYKRHGCQGTSFETIVASGAGSSMPHYKTGSKKIRSGEPVLIDMGCVYRGYCSDITRTVFVNSIPESISTIYAVVKEAQQKAVDAIKAGLTTNKLDSIARDFIAAKGYAGLFGHSLGHGVGLDVHEIPAVKQNGAVALKKGMIITVEPGIYIPKKGGVRIEDMVLVTASGHEVLTKSTKEVIIL